A part of Neodiprion pinetum isolate iyNeoPine1 chromosome 4, iyNeoPine1.2, whole genome shotgun sequence genomic DNA contains:
- the LOC124216721 gene encoding luciferin 4-monooxygenase-like yields the protein MNVNNSGFRIRNHVLEGEQVSYNANYNSVGKFVLDRLESNPALTGQIDTATGEIYTFGKMRERSVRCALWMKSQGLIPRDVIAIYSEHQLDAMIPCYAALYLGAIFTASDVALETSDFYHRLSVTKPKIIFVSEKGVAAVEESLKATKLDAKIVVFGRCTGFIDFESAIAKQDAEEVMNFKCTPIESSREIALILFSSGTTDLPKDPAMSHAALLMQFCIKSEIFGMDGKICLYLPHFSWITGLHCSFMSLGWGIPRLITKVFDEPSIFAIIEKYKVNWLHVSPGMLNRFLKSDVLGLYDLSSLTRVIFSGTPLSTTSYEALSKRFPKIQIVVNYGTTEVGCVSLQSLDSGLTTFCGKIVENAKLKVIDPDTNRLLGPSEKGELLLKSTFMMNSYYENPEATAEIVDEEGWVHSGDFGYYDENGNVFVINRIKEIIWYHGRNVYPSEIENLILTHPGVMEVAVVGQPHLDDVEHPIAFVVRVTGSDIREEITETEIVDLVAARMPDHYRLRGGVTFLEDIPKTSTGKFQRRKLRDLARAMVTP from the exons ATGAATGTG AATAATTCAGGATTTAGAATAAGAAACCACGTACTAGAGGGCGAACAAGTCTCTTACAACGCCAATTATAACAGTGTTGGAAAATTTGTACTGGATAGACTAGAAAGCAATCCAGCCTTGACGGGTCAG ATTGATACCGCTACTGGCGAAATATACACTTTCGGAAAAATGAGAGAGCGAAGCGTTAGATGCGCCCTATGGATGAAGTCCCAGGGTCTGATTCCACGAGACGTCATTGCGATCTATTCCGAACATCAACTCGATGCAATGATACCTTGCTACGCAGCATTGTATCTTGGGGCTATTTTTACTGCTTCGGATGTAGCGTTGGAAACAT CTGACTTTTATCACCGGTTGAGTGTCACTAAACCAAAAATAATATTCGTCAGTGAGAAAGGAGTTGCGGCTGTAGAGGAATCGCTTAAAGCAACAAAACTTGATGCAAAAATAGTCGTCTTTGGCCGTTGTACGGGTTTCATTGATTTCGAAAGCGCAATCGCAAAACAAGATGCCGAAGAGGTGATGAATTTTAAGTGTACCCCGATCGAGTCTTCGAGGGAGATTGCTTTAATTCTATTTTCTTCTGGAACAACGGACCTGCCAAAAGATCCTGCAATGAGCCACGCCGCTCTCCTGATGCAGTTTTGCATAAAATCCGAAATTTTTGGAATGGATGGAAAGATTTGCTTGTACCTTCCACACTTTAGTTGGATCACTGGACTACACTGCTCTTTTATGAGTCTAGGTTGGGGTATACCCAGGTTGATAACAAAAGTCTTTGACGAACCCTCAATTTTCgccataatcgaaaaatacaaa GTGAACTGGCTTCACGTGAGTCCCGGCATGCTCAACAGATTCTTAAAATCTGACGTATTGGGCCTCTACGATCTTTCTTCTTTAACTCGAGTGATTTTTAGTGGAACACCGCTCTCCACAACGTCTTACGAAGCTTTGTCCAAGCGCTTCCCGAAGATCCAGATCGTCGTAAATTACGGCACGACGGAAGTTGGATGTGTTTCACTCCAGTCGCTGGACTCAGGGCTTACCACCTTCTGCGGtaaaattgtggaaaatgCAAAGTTGAAGGTAATCGATCCGGATACCAACCGCTTGTTGGGTCCCAGTGAAAAAGGTGAACTACTGCTGAAGAGCACCTTCATGATGAACTCTTATTATGAGAATCCTGAAGCCACAGCCGAGATCGTTGACGAGGAAG GATGGGTCCACTCTGGAGATTTCGGTTACTACGATGAGAATGGGAACGTTTTCGTGATTAACAGAATTAAGGAGATTATATGGTATCATGGTCGCAATGTATATCCATCCGAAATCGAGAATCTGATACTGACTCATCCTGGAGTCATGGAAGTGGCTGTTGTAGGCCAACCGCATCTTGATGATGTGGAACATCCGATAGCGTTTGTGGTCAGGGTAACTGGCTCTGACATACGTGAGGag atcACTGAAACCGAAATAGTTGATTTGGTAGCCGCAAGGATGCCAGACCACTATCGACTTCGTGGTGGCGTTACGTTTCTCGAGGATATTCCCAAAACTTCGACCGGAAAGTTCCAACGCCGAAAACTAAGAGATTTGGCGAGGGCCATGGTGACACCTTGA